Proteins from a single region of Pseudopedobacter saltans DSM 12145:
- a CDS encoding DUF58 domain-containing protein has translation MLNKINLEDLKEGVNIELLARQVVEGFITGLHKSPFHGFSVEFAEHRLYNEGESVKNVDWKLFAKTERMFTKRFEEETNLRCHLVLDASSSMFYPEHSLNKFQFSALCSAAIINLLKKQRDAFGLTVFAEDVEILTPAKSTIAHEKYIYHQLEKYLNEPVRNKKTNIVVCLHKIAESLPRRSMIVLFSDLFDNFSNEEDLSDVFSAFQHLKFNKHEIIVFNVLEKKHELEFDFENRPYHFIDSETGDQIKLNPAYHMKDYREKMASFKNNIDIKCAQLRVDLVDAYLEDGFNPTLNAWLIKRNRMS, from the coding sequence ATGCTGAATAAAATTAATTTGGAAGATCTTAAAGAAGGAGTAAACATTGAGCTACTTGCTAGACAGGTGGTCGAAGGTTTTATTACTGGTTTGCACAAAAGTCCTTTTCATGGTTTTTCCGTTGAGTTCGCAGAACACAGATTGTATAACGAAGGAGAATCGGTAAAAAATGTTGATTGGAAACTGTTTGCAAAAACAGAAAGAATGTTTACAAAGAGGTTTGAGGAGGAAACTAATTTAAGATGTCATTTAGTGCTGGATGCATCTTCATCAATGTTTTATCCTGAACATTCCCTTAATAAATTTCAATTTTCTGCCTTGTGCTCTGCAGCAATCATAAACTTATTGAAAAAGCAGCGGGATGCTTTTGGACTAACCGTATTCGCTGAAGATGTGGAAATATTGACCCCAGCGAAATCTACCATTGCTCACGAAAAATATATATATCATCAGCTGGAGAAATACTTAAATGAACCTGTGCGAAATAAGAAAACGAATATTGTTGTTTGTCTGCATAAAATAGCAGAAAGTTTACCCAGACGTTCTATGATTGTTTTGTTTTCAGATTTATTCGATAATTTTTCCAATGAAGAGGATTTATCTGATGTCTTTTCGGCATTCCAGCATTTAAAGTTTAATAAGCATGAAATAATTGTATTTAATGTTTTGGAAAAGAAACATGAGCTGGAATTCGATTTTGAAAACCGACCTTACCATTTTATAGATTCTGAAACTGGCGATCAAATAAAGTTAAACCCGGCGTACCATATGAAGGATTACAGAGAAAAAATGGCCAGTTTTAAAAATAATATAGACATTAAATGCGCCCAGTTAAGGGTAGATCTGGTTGATGCCTATTTGGAAGATGGTTTTAACCCTACATTGAATGCATGGTTAATCAAAAGAAATAGAATGTCATAA
- a CDS encoding group III truncated hemoglobin — translation MKKDIETMTDIQLLVDNFYDKVNKDEMLSPIFNEVAKVNWEKHMPIMYKFWASTLLGEQGYVGNPMDAHFRLNEKRKLEGENFSRWKSLFVETVNELFEGEIANRAKKSAFAIADLMFYKLQNYEQSAGVNIGEIRRQ, via the coding sequence ATGAAAAAGGATATAGAAACTATGACGGATATCCAGCTGTTAGTGGATAACTTTTATGATAAAGTAAATAAAGATGAAATGCTTTCTCCAATATTTAACGAAGTTGCGAAAGTAAACTGGGAAAAGCATATGCCAATTATGTATAAATTTTGGGCTTCCACTTTATTAGGAGAGCAAGGATATGTAGGTAATCCAATGGATGCACATTTTAGGCTGAATGAAAAAAGAAAATTGGAAGGAGAGAATTTTAGTCGTTGGAAAAGCCTGTTTGTAGAAACTGTCAATGAGCTTTTTGAAGGAGAAATTGCAAATAGGGCAAAAAAAAGTGCTTTTGCTATAGCGGATTTAATGTTTTATAAACTGCAAAACTACGAGCAATCTGCTGGTGTAAATATTGGTGAAATACGCAGACAATAA
- a CDS encoding RNA polymerase sigma factor, whose product MEDSELLNMFQEESKRHEAFSILLKKYQQKIYWHVRRMVIDHDDADDIVQEVFIKVWKNINSFRQDSQLYTWIYRIATNECITFLNKKKNHLNISYEELAEKLEDSLNDDNYFSGEAIQKKLQKAILALPEKQRLVFNMKYYDDLKFQEISDILGTSVGALKTSYHLAVKKIEKFLLTSD is encoded by the coding sequence ATAGAAGATTCAGAATTGTTAAACATGTTTCAGGAAGAGTCGAAACGCCATGAAGCGTTTTCGATATTACTGAAAAAATATCAGCAAAAAATATACTGGCATGTAAGACGAATGGTTATCGATCACGATGATGCCGACGACATTGTTCAGGAAGTATTTATAAAAGTATGGAAGAACATTAATTCTTTTCGACAGGATTCGCAGTTATACACGTGGATATATAGAATAGCAACTAATGAGTGTATTACTTTCCTGAACAAGAAAAAAAATCATTTGAATATTTCATACGAAGAATTAGCCGAAAAGCTGGAAGATTCATTAAATGATGATAATTACTTTTCTGGCGAAGCTATTCAGAAAAAACTGCAAAAAGCGATTCTTGCATTGCCCGAAAAACAAAGGTTGGTATTTAATATGAAATATTATGATGATTTGAAATTTCAGGAAATTTCTGATATTCTGGGTACAAGTGTAGGCGCCTTAAAAACGTCTTACCACCTTGCCGTAAAGAAAATTGAAAAATTTTTGTTAACATCAGATTAA
- a CDS encoding transketolase family protein, whose protein sequence is MKKYTYTEKKDTRSGFGAGLLEVGRKNENVVGLCADLIGSLKMGDFQKEFPERFVQTGIAEANMIGMAAGMTIGGKIPYTGTFANFSTGRVYDQIRQSVVYSGKNVKICASHAGLTLGEDGATHQILEDIGMMKMLPGMTVINPCDYNQTKAATIAIADYEGPVYLRFGRPVIPVFTPADQKFEIGKAWMVNEGTDVSIFATGHLVWEAILAGEKLAEEGINAEIINIHTIKPLDEEAVLNSAKKTGCVVSCEEHNRYGGLGESIAQLLAKELPTPMEFVAVNDSFGESGTPAELMKKYGLDSSNIVEAVKKVMKRK, encoded by the coding sequence ATGAAAAAATATACATATACAGAGAAAAAAGACACTCGCTCTGGTTTCGGTGCTGGTTTGTTAGAGGTAGGAAGGAAAAACGAAAATGTTGTTGGTCTTTGTGCTGACTTAATTGGCTCATTAAAAATGGGCGACTTCCAAAAAGAATTTCCGGAAAGATTCGTTCAAACAGGTATTGCAGAAGCAAACATGATTGGTATGGCTGCCGGTATGACTATAGGTGGCAAAATTCCTTACACTGGTACTTTTGCTAACTTCTCTACAGGTAGGGTTTATGACCAAATCAGACAGTCTGTTGTTTATTCTGGTAAAAATGTAAAAATTTGTGCTTCTCACGCAGGTTTAACTTTAGGAGAAGACGGTGCTACCCACCAAATTCTTGAAGATATTGGTATGATGAAAATGTTACCGGGGATGACAGTTATAAATCCTTGTGACTACAATCAAACTAAAGCAGCAACAATTGCTATTGCAGATTACGAAGGACCTGTTTATCTAAGATTTGGACGTCCGGTTATCCCTGTTTTCACCCCTGCAGATCAAAAATTCGAAATTGGAAAAGCATGGATGGTTAATGAAGGAACTGATGTAAGTATCTTTGCTACAGGACATTTAGTATGGGAAGCTATTTTAGCAGGCGAAAAACTTGCAGAAGAAGGAATTAATGCTGAAATTATAAATATTCACACCATTAAACCTCTTGACGAAGAAGCTGTCTTAAATTCAGCTAAGAAAACGGGATGTGTTGTTTCTTGCGAAGAACACAACAGGTACGGAGGTTTAGGAGAAAGTATTGCACAATTATTAGCAAAAGAGTTACCTACTCCTATGGAATTTGTTGCTGTGAATGACAGTTTTGGTGAAAGCGGTACTCCTGCTGAATTAATGAAAAAATATGGTTTAGACAGTTCTAATATTGTTGAAGCTGTAAAAAAAGTAATGAAACGTAAATAG
- a CDS encoding aspartyl protease family protein — protein MEEFIIPLQLINLQGDGFHLLVEVFVYGQSFNLVLDTGASKTSLDKDTITLLLEGEDTIQHLPDQHAVGLGTTTMERYIAVLPEFKIGDLGITAYEVPVFDLSTIKYAYEQLNLPSVIGVLGGDILVEYQAVIDYKSLIMRLCK, from the coding sequence ATGGAAGAATTCATTATTCCTCTGCAGTTAATTAATTTGCAGGGTGATGGCTTCCACCTTTTGGTGGAAGTTTTTGTTTACGGACAAAGTTTCAATTTGGTTTTAGATACAGGAGCTTCGAAAACCTCCTTAGATAAGGATACGATAACTCTTTTGCTAGAGGGGGAAGATACTATACAACATTTACCTGATCAGCATGCGGTAGGTTTGGGAACAACAACAATGGAAAGATATATTGCTGTGTTGCCAGAATTTAAAATAGGTGATTTAGGTATTACTGCTTACGAAGTGCCAGTATTTGATTTAAGTACCATAAAATATGCTTATGAACAACTTAATCTGCCTTCTGTAATAGGAGTTTTGGGTGGCGATATTTTAGTTGAATATCAAGCGGTTATTGATTATAAATCTTTAATTATGAGATTGTGTAAATAG
- a CDS encoding aspartate aminotransferase family protein, protein MLSQKQLFLLNTAQTSNNPRFLEIEKAEGNYIFDVDGKKYLDLVSGFAVSNIGHRHPAVIKAIKKQLDRYLHVTVYGEYVQSPQVNFAHLLSTVLPEDLSSVYFTNSGTEATEGALKLAKRYTGRSEILAFNKAYHGSTHGALSVMGNEYYKQAYRPLLPNIGFLDLNNEDQLDLITKKTAAVILETIQGEAGVRVPDKSYFKKLRKKCSETGTLLILDEIQTGFGRTGKLFCFEHYDLVPDILLVAKGMGGGMPIGAFISSKEIMDSLKDNPILGHITTFGGHPVSCAAGLASLEIILKERLHQTVSVKEALFRKHLAHPKIKEVRGLGLMLSIQLDKFENVEKISSLCVKEGIIIDWFLHCETAMRIAPPLTITNEEIINACNIIKKTIDTVYDV, encoded by the coding sequence ATGCTTAGTCAGAAACAATTATTTCTATTAAACACTGCACAAACATCCAACAACCCGCGATTTTTGGAAATCGAAAAAGCAGAAGGTAACTACATATTCGATGTCGATGGTAAAAAATATTTAGACCTTGTATCTGGATTTGCAGTTAGCAATATCGGGCATCGGCATCCCGCAGTAATAAAGGCTATCAAAAAGCAACTGGACAGATATCTCCATGTTACTGTTTATGGCGAATATGTTCAATCTCCTCAAGTTAATTTCGCTCATCTTTTATCCACTGTTTTACCGGAAGACCTTTCTTCAGTATACTTTACCAATTCTGGAACCGAAGCTACAGAAGGCGCTTTAAAACTTGCAAAAAGGTATACCGGAAGATCTGAAATTCTGGCTTTCAACAAAGCCTATCACGGAAGCACTCATGGAGCTTTAAGCGTTATGGGGAATGAATATTACAAGCAAGCCTATCGTCCCTTACTTCCCAATATTGGTTTTTTAGATCTTAATAACGAAGATCAATTAGACCTGATTACGAAAAAAACCGCAGCTGTCATTCTGGAAACCATCCAGGGGGAAGCAGGAGTTCGAGTTCCGGATAAATCCTATTTTAAAAAACTTAGAAAAAAATGTTCTGAAACAGGCACACTATTAATTTTAGACGAGATACAAACTGGTTTCGGTAGAACTGGAAAACTTTTCTGTTTCGAACATTATGACTTAGTTCCTGATATTTTATTGGTTGCAAAAGGTATGGGAGGAGGAATGCCTATTGGTGCATTTATCTCTTCGAAAGAGATAATGGACTCTTTAAAAGACAATCCAATTCTGGGCCATATTACAACTTTTGGAGGTCATCCGGTAAGCTGTGCTGCTGGTTTGGCCAGTCTGGAAATTATCTTAAAGGAGCGATTGCACCAAACCGTATCAGTGAAAGAAGCTTTGTTCAGAAAACATTTAGCACACCCAAAAATTAAAGAAGTAAGAGGTCTAGGATTAATGTTATCAATACAGTTAGATAAATTCGAGAACGTAGAAAAAATCAGTTCTCTGTGCGTAAAAGAAGGAATTATTATTGATTGGTTCTTACACTGCGAAACGGCAATGCGCATTGCCCCTCCTCTAACAATTACTAACGAAGAAATAATTAACGCTTGCAATATCATTAAAAAAACAATAGATACAGTTTATGACGTCTGA
- the gyrB gene encoding DNA topoisomerase (ATP-hydrolyzing) subunit B, protein MSEAIEKNSNYSADNIQVLEGLEAVRKRPAMYIGDTGVKGLHHLVYEVVDNSIDEALAGYCTDILVTIHKNNSITVEDNGRGIPTGINKKENKSALEIVMTVLHAGGKFDKDTYKVSGGLHGVGVSCVNALSTHVITVVHREGKIFTQEYERGKPLFDVKVIGESDRTGTIQTFQPDPEIFTQTTEYRFDTLAGRLRELAFLNKGIRLVLTDEREVKEDGSFLSEEFYSEGGLREFVTFLDSTRTPLIPDAIYIEGEKNGIPVELAFTYNNSYNENIHSYVNNINTIEGGSHVAGFRRGLTRTLKSYAEKSGLLKNLKVEITGDDFREGLTAVISVKVQEPQFEGQTKTKLGNTEVTGAVDIAVGEALGNFLEENPKEAKLIVNKVILAATARAAARKAREMVQRKNVMGGSGLPGKLADCANKDPHVCELFLVEGDSAGGTAKQGRNRDFQAILPLKGKILNVEKAMEHKIYENDEIKNIFTALGVSIGTAEDEKELNLEKLRYHKVIIMTDADVDGSHITTLILTFFFRYMKQLIEAGNIYIAAPPLYQVKKGKEFEYCWNDVQRDAAVQRLKGGGKEDSVHIQRYKGLGEMNAEQLWETTLNPETRTLKRATIESAAEADRIFSMLMGDEVAPRREFIEKNARYAKIDL, encoded by the coding sequence ATGAGTGAAGCAATAGAAAAAAATTCAAATTATTCAGCAGATAACATTCAGGTACTAGAGGGATTAGAGGCTGTAAGAAAACGTCCTGCCATGTATATTGGTGATACTGGCGTTAAAGGATTACACCACTTAGTATATGAAGTGGTAGACAACTCTATCGATGAGGCTTTAGCCGGTTATTGTACAGATATTCTTGTCACTATACATAAAAACAATTCAATTACTGTAGAAGATAACGGCCGCGGTATTCCAACGGGTATAAACAAAAAAGAAAACAAATCCGCCCTTGAGATTGTAATGACCGTACTTCACGCCGGTGGTAAATTCGATAAAGACACGTATAAAGTATCTGGTGGCTTACATGGTGTGGGTGTAAGTTGTGTAAATGCACTTTCTACACACGTAATAACAGTTGTTCATAGGGAAGGAAAAATATTTACTCAGGAATACGAAAGAGGAAAACCTTTATTCGACGTAAAAGTGATTGGCGAAAGTGACCGTACCGGAACCATTCAAACTTTCCAACCAGATCCTGAAATTTTCACGCAAACTACAGAATATAGATTCGACACTTTAGCAGGAAGATTAAGAGAGCTTGCTTTCTTAAATAAAGGAATTCGTTTAGTCCTAACTGACGAAAGAGAAGTTAAAGAAGATGGTTCTTTTCTTTCTGAAGAATTTTATAGCGAAGGTGGTTTACGTGAATTCGTAACTTTCCTGGATTCTACAAGAACACCTTTAATTCCGGATGCTATATATATTGAAGGTGAGAAAAATGGTATACCTGTTGAGCTTGCTTTTACATATAACAATTCTTACAACGAAAATATTCACTCCTATGTGAATAATATCAACACAATAGAAGGAGGTAGCCATGTAGCAGGTTTCAGAAGAGGCCTTACCAGAACATTAAAGTCTTATGCAGAGAAATCTGGCCTCCTAAAAAACCTTAAGGTAGAAATTACCGGGGATGACTTTAGAGAAGGTTTAACAGCAGTTATTTCCGTTAAGGTACAAGAACCTCAATTCGAAGGACAAACCAAAACAAAACTAGGCAATACAGAAGTTACTGGTGCTGTTGATATCGCTGTAGGAGAAGCTTTAGGAAACTTCCTGGAAGAAAACCCAAAGGAAGCCAAACTTATCGTTAACAAGGTTATCTTAGCTGCCACCGCCAGAGCCGCTGCCCGTAAAGCCAGGGAAATGGTACAACGTAAAAACGTTATGGGCGGATCGGGATTACCTGGTAAACTGGCCGATTGCGCGAATAAAGATCCTCATGTTTGCGAACTTTTCCTTGTAGAGGGAGATTCTGCAGGTGGTACTGCTAAACAAGGTCGTAACCGTGACTTTCAGGCGATTTTACCTTTAAAAGGTAAAATACTGAACGTAGAAAAAGCCATGGAACATAAAATCTATGAGAACGACGAGATCAAAAATATATTTACCGCTTTAGGTGTAAGCATTGGTACAGCGGAAGATGAAAAAGAATTGAATCTTGAAAAACTGAGATACCATAAAGTAATCATCATGACGGATGCCGACGTTGACGGTTCTCACATTACTACGTTGATTCTAACTTTCTTCTTCAGATATATGAAACAACTTATCGAAGCGGGAAATATTTATATTGCAGCTCCTCCTTTATACCAGGTTAAAAAAGGAAAAGAGTTCGAATACTGCTGGAATGATGTACAACGTGATGCCGCCGTTCAAAGATTAAAAGGTGGTGGAAAAGAAGATAGTGTACACATACAGCGCTACAAAGGTTTAGGAGAAATGAATGCGGAACAATTATGGGAAACTACATTAAATCCTGAAACCAGAACCCTAAAAAGGGCAACTATCGAAAGTGCTGCCGAGGCAGATAGAATTTTTTCTATGTTAATGGGTGATGAGGTAGCACCCAGAAGAGAGTTTATTGAAAAGAACGCAAGATATGCCAAAATAGACTTGTAA
- a CDS encoding transketolase has translation MAKEIKELEKVASQVRRDIIRMVYDCQSGHPGGSLGCTDFLVALYFRVMKHDPKFNMNGIGEDLFFLSNGHISPVFYSVLARSGYFDVEELKTFRKLNSRLQGHPTTHEHLPGVRVASGSLGQGLSVAIGAALTKKINKDNSVVFSLHGDGELQEGQNWEAIMFAPHNKVDNLIATVDFNGQQIDGPTSSVLSLGDIGAKFEAFGWEVLHADGNNMTEIVETLELAKSRTGNGKPIAIIMKTEMGKGVDFMEGSHKWHGIAPNAEQLAAGLAQLEETLGDY, from the coding sequence ATGGCTAAAGAAATTAAAGAATTAGAAAAAGTTGCTTCTCAAGTTAGAAGAGATATCATTAGAATGGTGTACGACTGCCAGTCAGGCCACCCTGGAGGTTCATTAGGTTGTACAGATTTTTTGGTTGCTCTATACTTCAGAGTAATGAAACATGACCCTAAGTTCAATATGAACGGAATCGGAGAAGACCTTTTCTTCTTATCAAACGGACATATATCGCCAGTTTTTTACAGCGTATTAGCTAGATCTGGTTATTTCGATGTAGAAGAGTTAAAAACCTTCAGAAAATTAAATTCCAGATTACAGGGGCACCCTACAACTCACGAACATTTACCTGGAGTGAGAGTTGCTTCCGGATCTCTTGGCCAAGGTTTATCGGTAGCAATTGGTGCTGCTTTAACCAAAAAAATAAACAAAGATAATTCTGTTGTTTTCAGTTTACATGGTGATGGTGAGCTTCAGGAAGGCCAAAACTGGGAAGCTATTATGTTTGCTCCGCATAACAAAGTAGATAATTTAATTGCTACTGTAGACTTTAACGGTCAGCAGATAGACGGTCCTACCTCTTCAGTATTAAGCTTAGGTGATATAGGCGCAAAATTTGAAGCATTTGGTTGGGAAGTTTTACATGCAGACGGAAACAACATGACAGAAATCGTAGAAACTTTAGAGTTGGCTAAATCCAGAACCGGAAACGGCAAACCAATTGCAATCATTATGAAAACCGAAATGGGTAAAGGTGTAGATTTCATGGAAGGTTCTCATAAATGGCATGGTATAGCTCCAAATGCAGAACAACTTGCGGCTGGTTTAGCTCAATTAGAAGAGACTTTAGGAGACTACTAA
- a CDS encoding collagen-like domain-containing protein has translation MDKALPKGTFLKKIPILFFLLFGSVQLWAQSGSVGIGTRSPNENAILDVSSKEKGVLVPRLSDGEKNVLSTKLALQDKGLLIFNTSTTQFNYWDGIAWIAITNGDGIRGTIWFTGPNNPSSSYPVSPNHQDMYLNTASGDVFKYDNSGWNPIANLKNGAVGPKGDKGDPGTKGDKGDQGIQGLSGEKGEQGVQGIQGIPGIPGPKGDKGEVGDQGPRGEIGPVGLQGEKGAQGEKGDQGAKGDKGEKGDKGDQGPLWFTGTDDPQRLSLSGIREGDLFLDTNTGKVYRFEGGRWSAPVANLTTGVLGPRGEKGDQGALWFTGDKDPSGLLLSGLREDDLYLDTSTGKVYRYKADGWSLPIANLTTGVVGPMGPQGPVGNKGEKGDTGPQGAQGVQGARGDKGEQGPTGPQGPRGDKGDRGDQGIQGIQGAQGLQGVKGDQGPQGLKGPQGDKGEKGDQGPIGLTGPKGDRGDQGLQGPKGDKGDKGDKGDQGTQGIVGQTGPIGPQGIQGPAGPQGAIGPKGDKGDIGPIGPTGLTGPAGSKGDQGLKGEKGDKGDKGDPGVQGAVGLTGPIGPQGIQGPVGAVGPEGPRGFKGDKGDKGDKGDKGDTGEIGPVGPIGPQGPQGIKGDGGNVWHEGSSVPDELLGSIGDLYLDKLSGDVYKKTGQFVWEKTANIKGPVDTSTSWQINGNTGTNPEISGASGSFLGTKDAKDLVFATNNIEVIRIKSSGNVGISQSSPLAKFHVNGDLYLGSAGSILKGIAKGTFTFLGESIAPGSAVKKNISLGRVSLESVITVSPNQELPDGVTVSYVRGISTNQIEVKLYNSSTNIVVLPDVVFNAVIIN, from the coding sequence ATGGATAAAGCTTTACCTAAAGGAACTTTCTTGAAAAAAATCCCAATTCTATTTTTTTTGCTATTTGGAAGTGTGCAATTATGGGCGCAATCTGGATCGGTAGGAATTGGAACAAGGTCTCCAAATGAGAATGCCATATTAGATGTTTCCTCCAAGGAAAAGGGGGTTCTTGTTCCAAGGTTATCTGATGGAGAGAAGAATGTACTTTCAACGAAATTGGCATTACAGGATAAAGGACTATTGATTTTTAATACTTCTACAACCCAATTTAATTATTGGGATGGTATTGCCTGGATCGCAATCACAAATGGCGACGGAATTAGAGGAACTATTTGGTTTACTGGGCCAAATAATCCAAGTTCTTCCTATCCAGTTAGCCCAAATCATCAGGATATGTATTTGAATACTGCTTCGGGAGATGTGTTTAAATATGACAATAGTGGCTGGAACCCTATTGCCAATTTAAAAAACGGAGCAGTAGGACCAAAAGGTGATAAAGGGGATCCGGGAACAAAAGGAGACAAAGGTGATCAGGGAATTCAGGGATTATCCGGAGAAAAGGGCGAGCAAGGCGTTCAAGGGATACAAGGTATTCCGGGAATTCCTGGTCCAAAAGGTGATAAAGGGGAGGTGGGAGATCAGGGACCTCGGGGAGAGATAGGTCCAGTTGGACTGCAAGGAGAAAAGGGGGCACAGGGAGAAAAGGGTGACCAGGGGGCTAAAGGGGATAAGGGGGAAAAAGGAGACAAAGGTGACCAGGGGCCGTTATGGTTTACCGGTACAGATGATCCACAAAGGTTATCACTTTCGGGAATAAGAGAGGGAGATCTGTTTCTTGATACAAATACAGGCAAGGTATATCGGTTTGAAGGGGGGCGTTGGTCTGCGCCAGTTGCGAACCTGACAACAGGTGTTTTGGGACCTCGTGGAGAAAAAGGAGATCAGGGTGCTTTGTGGTTTACAGGAGATAAAGATCCATCTGGATTATTATTATCTGGTTTAAGAGAGGATGATTTGTATTTGGATACAAGTACAGGAAAAGTATATAGATATAAGGCGGATGGCTGGTCTCTGCCTATTGCAAATTTAACCACAGGAGTTGTTGGACCGATGGGGCCTCAAGGGCCAGTGGGTAATAAAGGTGAAAAAGGCGATACAGGCCCTCAAGGAGCACAGGGAGTACAAGGCGCAAGAGGAGATAAAGGAGAGCAAGGGCCGACGGGTCCTCAAGGGCCAAGGGGAGATAAGGGCGACCGTGGAGATCAGGGGATTCAAGGTATTCAGGGAGCGCAGGGTTTACAAGGAGTTAAGGGCGACCAGGGACCGCAGGGACTGAAAGGGCCACAAGGAGACAAGGGAGAAAAAGGAGATCAAGGGCCAATAGGTCTTACAGGTCCAAAAGGAGATCGAGGTGATCAGGGTTTGCAGGGGCCAAAAGGGGATAAGGGAGACAAAGGAGACAAAGGAGATCAGGGTACACAGGGAATCGTTGGACAGACTGGTCCCATTGGACCTCAAGGGATTCAAGGACCAGCGGGTCCACAGGGAGCGATTGGACCAAAGGGGGATAAAGGTGATATAGGTCCCATTGGACCTACAGGCTTGACTGGTCCGGCAGGATCTAAAGGTGATCAGGGATTAAAAGGTGAGAAAGGGGATAAGGGTGATAAAGGCGATCCGGGAGTTCAAGGAGCCGTTGGGTTAACTGGGCCTATTGGCCCACAAGGAATTCAGGGGCCGGTAGGAGCTGTCGGGCCAGAGGGCCCGCGGGGTTTTAAAGGAGACAAGGGGGATAAAGGCGACAAGGGGGATAAAGGCGACACTGGAGAAATAGGGCCGGTTGGGCCAATTGGACCTCAAGGGCCACAAGGTATTAAAGGGGATGGAGGCAATGTTTGGCATGAGGGATCCTCGGTGCCAGATGAGTTATTAGGCAGTATTGGTGATTTATATTTAGATAAATTAAGCGGTGATGTTTATAAAAAAACAGGTCAATTTGTGTGGGAAAAGACTGCTAATATTAAAGGACCTGTTGATACTTCAACATCCTGGCAGATAAACGGTAACACGGGGACAAATCCGGAGATATCGGGGGCATCAGGATCATTTTTGGGTACTAAAGATGCAAAGGACTTAGTTTTTGCGACAAATAATATAGAGGTAATCCGTATTAAGTCCTCAGGAAATGTTGGGATAAGCCAAAGTTCACCTCTGGCGAAATTTCATGTAAATGGAGATCTTTATTTGGGGTCTGCCGGAAGCATATTGAAGGGAATTGCTAAAGGTACATTTACATTTTTAGGAGAATCAATTGCACCTGGATCTGCAGTTAAGAAAAATATTTCTTTAGGTAGGGTAAGTCTAGAGTCTGTAATAACAGTATCTCCTAATCAAGAACTCCCTGACGGTGTAACAGTTTCTTATGTCAGGGGCATTTCAACTAATCAAATAGAGGTGAAATTATATAATTCGAGTACCAATATAGTGGTTTTGCCTGATGTTGTTTTCAATGCTGTAATTATTAACTAG
- a CDS encoding mechanosensitive ion channel family protein — MTSETISYLETVQQFLVTKGTEVGIGLIKAILIWFVGKQVIKLIDKAFSAIIQKNKVDISLQLFLKSIIHNALTVLLIMTVLTTLGIEMTSFFALLGAAGLAVGMALQGSLSNFAGGVLILLLKPFKVGDNIEAKGVSGTVAEIQIFHTVLKTSNLKTVIIPNGALYNDVIINNSVESSRKIDWIFNINYGDNIDLARKIIEEVIFNDDRVLNRTTPSIVVSSVSNNIVSLKATALVNTTILSALETEKIEAVKKAFDQNKIAQPSSYTTVHVYQKAS; from the coding sequence ATGACGTCTGAGACGATTAGCTACCTGGAAACGGTACAGCAATTTTTAGTTACAAAAGGGACCGAAGTTGGAATAGGTTTAATTAAAGCTATTTTAATATGGTTTGTGGGCAAACAAGTAATAAAGCTGATAGACAAAGCTTTTTCTGCCATTATCCAAAAAAATAAAGTTGATATCTCGTTACAACTTTTCCTAAAAAGCATTATCCATAATGCGCTTACTGTACTGTTAATCATGACAGTGCTAACAACCTTAGGCATAGAAATGACCTCTTTCTTTGCTTTATTAGGAGCTGCAGGTCTGGCGGTAGGTATGGCCTTGCAGGGAAGCTTGTCAAATTTCGCAGGCGGAGTTTTAATCCTCCTTCTTAAACCTTTTAAAGTTGGAGATAATATTGAAGCCAAAGGAGTGTCAGGTACTGTTGCAGAAATTCAGATTTTTCATACAGTTTTAAAAACCTCGAATCTAAAAACAGTTATTATTCCAAACGGTGCTTTATATAATGATGTTATAATCAATAACTCTGTAGAAAGTTCCAGAAAAATCGACTGGATATTTAATATAAATTATGGTGACAATATCGATCTGGCAAGAAAAATAATCGAAGAAGTAATTTTCAACGATGATAGAGTGCTAAATAGAACAACTCCGTCTATTGTAGTAAGTTCAGTAAGTAATAACATTGTAAGTCTAAAAGCAACAGCTCTTGTAAATACAACAATATTATCAGCTTTAGAAACCGAAAAGATTGAAGCAGTGAAGAAGGCTTTTGACCAAAATAAAATTGCGCAGCCTAGTTCTTATACCACTGTGCATGTTTATCAAAAAGCATCATAA